Below is a genomic region from Spartinivicinus marinus.
TTTAGTTATTATGAACCCACACATATTATTTTTATGTTTTTTAATAGTCAGTTTTAATACTGTAGCAAAAGAGTTAAAATTGGCACTGGGAATGGTTGATTACCCGCCCTATTATTTTCAAGACGACCAAAACAGCATACGTGGTATTTCTGCTGAAGTCGCCCAGGTTCTTGCTAAACAGTTAGGCCATAAGTTGGTATATAAACGCTATCCTTTTGGACGTGTAGTATTATATCTACAAACAGGAAAAGCTGACATGGTTTGTCAATTTTTCAATACGCCCGACAGGGCCAAAGCGGCAATCTACACAGGTGTTCCCCATGTATTTGAATCCGCGTGGATGTTTATTAAAAAGGGTAATAAAATAAGCTATCAAAAAGATTTAAAACAGCTGCAAAATTATCGTTTTGGTGGTGTAATTGGTTATTCATTTGGCAAAGCCTATGACACTGCCGACTATTTGAATAAACAACATGCGGTGAGTGAGCAGGAGCAGATTAAAATGCTGTTAGCAGGCAGGTTTGATATTGCGTTAGGCACCAAGCAAACTATTATCTATCACGCAAAGAAAATGCAAATTCTTGATCAAATTGAGTTTTTAACGCCAACATTGGCTGACTCTCCTGTATATATGGCATTTTCACGAGCAAGAAATGACGCCTATGAGTTAGCTACAACATTTACAGAGGCGCTGGTTGAATATAAGAAAACTGCCGAATATCGACAGCTACTAAAGAAATATCATTTTGAATATCCTACGTTTGACTCAACTAATTAAGCATTTTATTTTGAAACCTAAAAATGATTCATGATAGGTATAATACTCAACAAAATGCCTATACAGCTTTCAGTAGATATTGTCTGTTATAAAAAAGCTTCACTATTGAAGTGAAGCTTATAACACTTAAAAATACACCGTTTCACTAATACAAAGATCGTGATCGCATCTTGGGCAATTTGATTTTATTTTTAGATCTGATTGATTGGTTGCAGGAATTAATTCATCTTGATCCAAATTTTGATACTCTTCAGTATCAACAAAATCGAAACGCGTTTTACATTCTGGACAATTCACCCAAAGTTGAATATTCCACTCTGCTGCTACCGCTATCATCTGCTCCCCCTACAATATACCCTTCTCGAATAATTTTTAGAGCTTATTTTCACCGCTCGATGGTCGCCCCTAAAAAAATTCACTTTGGCTATACCACTTGGCAAGTGGTACATAGACTACTAGAACACACCCAATATGTTGGATATAACCCTCCGTGCATTGGATATAATTAAAGCGTCCTTATTTCAAAAATTTTACGTTATAGAGTTGCCAGTTGTTATTGGCATCACATAAATAACTAAAAACAAATCCATAATCAAGCAGTCGTATAATTTTTTTAATTTAAAGGTGCAGATCGTTCAAAATATCGCCGTTACGGCAACTGGGCTACCACTACCACCCACTAATTTTAATAATCCAATCATCAGCATAATATCAGTAGCGGGTAATTGATTTAGGTTGGTCAGGTTTTCTACAGCAAGCTTTTGATTAGATAGCAAGGCTTGATTAATACCAAAGTGGTTATCATGAGGAGAATCTAGCCCATGGGTGTCAATTCCTATGCCCGCTATATTTCGCTGATGGATTAAAAATTCGGCGGCTTGCTGTGAAATGCTGGGAAACTGAGCAATTTCTTCAACAACATTAAAGTATTTTTCGGGGTCCAGCCAATACTCCGACCAGCCCGTCAAAACCAATACAATCTCCCCTTCACTAATAGGGCGATGGTGCTGTTCCCAGCGTAAAATATCGCCAACGGTTAGTTGATATGTTTCCTCTAGTTTTACTGATTCACTGATATCAATACAAACTGCTGATACTAACCAATGACTGCGGTTCATTGACGCTATATCTGCTGCTTGTTTAGTAAAACTCAGTGCTGAGTTTACATGCGTTCCACTGTGCTCACCCATGGTAAAGCTTCGTAAAAAATAGCCTTCTGCTAAGTAGTCAGCCACCTGGCTAAACTCAATCTTAGGATCACCAGGCCATAGAGGGATATTGGAATCAATGGAATGACTTAAATCAATTTGTTGGCGCTCAAGTAATTGGTTAATCCAAGTAGTAGAATGAGATGCTTTTTCAGTCACCACAGCGCCCCTTGAAGTCAATTTCTACAGCTCTGACTAACCATACAGATTAGGCATAAGCGTGAGTTATTTATGTTTTTTTACCACGCTTAAAATATCATCTTCTTTAACAACCTGATATAGTCCCTGCTCTAAGCCATCAGCGTATTTTTTTAATAATTCACTAAATGAACCGGCCAATAACTCACGACATAGAGGCTCTTTACTGTCGATAAACACTTGTCCAGGTTTACCTGTTGTGGTTGGGTTTAGGTCAATAAACACTTCATAGAGACCTGGATCAGCAGCAATGGGAATCCAATTAGAGTCATAAAATACGGGTTGTACTTCTGGGCATTGTTCAGCCAATTGTTGCAAAGCCTGGTCATCTTCCAAGTCTTCAACACAAACGATCAATTGATTGCGATAAGCGACTATTTCTTCTGTGGGTAATAAATCACCATGAAATGGCATAATGCCACAGACTAATGGCACCTCATCTTCTTGCTTCGCCTCTATCGAGCCAGGATCACAACTTAAGCTACCTTCACCATCGTGAATGGCTAAAAAAACTTTATAGTCTTCTGGCAATTTCAAGCCAATGACTGACTCCAGCTCATTAATTGCCGCATTACTGGCCCCTTCACCCAGGCTTGCTAAAAAAGCAGGTTCATTTTGTTTAAACCAGCTTTCAATGCGCCGCCATTGTTCCTCAACAAATGCTGTCATTGTGCTCCTATCACTACCTGGTTACACACTTTAAGATTACAGCTAGTTACAAGGTTACAGCTAACTATTGGCTGTTGAAGCGTGCACCAGCCAATAACACAACAATAAATACTAAAAGATGCAGTAACATATTTTGTACTGCATCTTTTAGTGTAGTGCCCAACACCAATTTACTACAAAAAATGGTATAAAGTTACTCACCTTCACCAATAGGTTCTTTAGAAGTAGATAAAAAGCCTCTGCCTTGGGCAAAATAGATGTAGACAGGCTTTTCATTACGCAGCACATCTAAAATGTTTTCAAACATGGCTGATGGCAAGTGCATGTAAATGATATCACCACGCTGGTAATCATTTTCATACTCCATACCCGCATCATTAAACCGTAAAAATGCTTTGGTTTTACCATCATTACCATATAAAGCAATTTGAGCCCGATTAGTCTGATAACCCTCTGGACCACCGTAAAATAAAATGTGGTAGCTTTTGACTTCCATTGTCGTCCCCTTTTGTAAGACAGATAGTAGGCATAAGCAATCGCTATCGACAGCTAGTGCAGTATGTAGCGAAATGATGCAGCACTAGTCTAATTTCAGCTTAGCAGTCAGCAATTACACTGCAAGTGACTCAAGCCTGCTGCCCAAATAGGCAGCGCCCCTGACACCACTATCGGCTCCAAACTGGCTTGCTTGTAATTGAGTGGAAGGGTTACTGACTAAGGTATACTTTTGCCAGCTTTCAATAACGGCGGGATAAAATTCAGCTACTTGTGATAAGCCTCCACCTAAAATGATCGTATCTGGATCGATAAAATTAATGAGCATTGCCAAGCTGGCAGCTAAACACTCAATATAACAATCAATTACCTGAGCAGCCGCTGAGTCGCCCTGTCGCCAAGCAGCAATGATTGCTTCTGCTGATAACGTTTGACCGGTAAAAAAACTGGTTAAATTTTGTAAGCCTGAGCCTGAAATGTAGGTGTCAATACACCCTATACGTCCACAATTACAGTTTAGTTCTGGTAAATTAAACTGTTTAACAGCAGCAGAGCAACCAAGTAATGGCAATGGCTGGTGGCCCCACTCACCTGTCAGTCCATGCTTACCCTCAATTAAGTTGCCATTAACAATTAGGCTTCCCCCTACTCCAGTGCCTAAAATCACAGCAAAAATCGTTTTATTATGTTCAGGGGCTATTGCTACTGCCTCCGCCATTCCAAAACAGTTAGCGTCATTGGTCAGCACTAAGGGTCGCTTCAGTCGTAACTGCAACTGATGTTTAAATGGCTGCTGGTTAACTGCCGGGGCATTGGCGGCATACCAAAGCTTACCATCTGTACAACCTGGCGCACCAACCCCAACTGTTCCCCTTTGACCATATTGAGAGTCGTGCTGACTAACCAGGTTTTCAATTAAACCCAACAAATCAGCAAACCTGTCTGGTGTAGCTAAACGCTGATAAGCAATTTGATGAAATTGTTGATCAAATACCGCAAAACTTATTTTGGTACCACCAATATCAAACCCGTAGTGCATTAATTAATATTCCATCAAAAAATCATATATTCATTTATTTCGCCGTGCTTGGAAAGATCACCCCATCACTCACCGTAGCTAATACATCTACTGCTTTATCAAGCACTGTCACGCAAGCACGAAAGCCAGGCTTTAATTTACCTAATTGCTTTTCTTGTTTAATAGCGGCTGCTGGATAGAAAGAAGCCATCCGCAACGCCTCATCCAACGGTAAGTCTGTCATCTGAAGTATATTCTTTACAGCCTGATTCATACCCAAGTGAGCTCCAGCTAAGACTCCTTGTTGGTTTACACAACGCCCATCGCTGACTTCAATTCGCTCACCGTCCAACATAAACCAATGATAATCTTCAGCACCTACGGTCGCCATTGCATCCGTCACTAAAAATACTTTACCGGGCGGCTTGCACTTAATGGCCAACTGCATGTTGGCAGGGTGAATATGATAACCATCAGCAATAATATCCACCCATACCTGATCATTGGTTAATGCGGCACCCACCAAACCAGGCTCTCGAGTTGTCATAGGCGACATGGCATTATAAAGATGGGTAACACCCGTTATGCCTGCATTAAAACCCGCATTTGCTTGTTGCTCTGTTGCATTAGAGTGCCCAGCAAACAAAATAAACCCTTCAGTAATCAACTGCTTAATAACCAATTCATCAGTCAGTTCAGGGGCCAATGTCATTAACATAGTACCACGGGTTAATTTTGGTAGCTGACTGACAACACCTGTAGCTAATTGACACATTAAACCAGGTTGATGCGCACCTTTTCGTTGGGGGTTTAGAAATGGCCCTTCTAAGTGAATGCCTAGGATACCCGGCATATTGAGTGTAATCGCTTCATTGACTACGGCGACGGCCTCTTTCATTAACTCCCAAGGAGCTGTAATTAATGTGGGGAGCATCATGGTAGTGCCATGCTGGCAGTGCGCTACCATCATTTTCTCTAAAGCCTCCAGGGTGGGCTCATTATTAAATAGTACCCCACCACCACCATTCACTTGCAAGTCAACAAACCCTGGTGCCATAATCCCTTCATAAGTAAAGCGAGCTAGTTCAGTGGGCAGTTTAGCGATAGGCAATACAGCTTTTATTTTGGTATCCGCTATCCAGAGCGCATAATCTTCATACCATTGTTCACCATCAAATAATTGAGGAGATATTAAGGCATATTCACCCATAACTTTTTGTGCAACCCTCTCCTGATTGAGTGAAAAGGGTATCACAGGCCTGTTTAGCAAATTGGTAATAGTCTTGCATTATGAGTTCACTAGCAGCTTGTTGATCTAAAACAATGGTCGCATATTGGTGTAGCTGCAAACAAGATGCAGGACACATTGCGCACACAGGCCCCTCAATCATAGCTTTCACAGCTTGTGCCTTATTAGTTCCAGTCGCTAACAACAATACTTGCCTGGCTTGCATAATGGTTTTAATGCCCATGGTAATGGCATGGGTTGGCTGATATTCCCCTAAGCCAAAAAAACGTTGGTTATCTGCTTTGGTAGCATTGGTAAGTGCTTTCACTCGAGTAATGGAGTTTAAGCTGGATGTCGGTTCATTAAAACCAATATGACCATTTCGGCCAATACCTAGCAACTGTAAATCAATCCCCCCTTTTTCATGGATCAGTTGTTCATAGCGGATTGCTTCTTGCTGCACATCAACTGCATCGCCATGGGGAATATGAGTATTGCCAGGGTCAATATCGATAAAATCAAATAACTGGGTCTTCATATAGTAATGATAGCTTTGGCTATGGCTGGCCGAAACCCCAACATACTCATCTAAATTGAATGTTGTTATTTGAGAAAATGATATGTGTTGCTGCTGATAGTATTTAATCAACTCTTTATATAAGGCAAGTGGCGTACTTCCTGTTGCCAAACCCAATACAGCTGCAGGTTTTGTTTTAATTAATGATTCGCATACATCAGCCCCATAACAGGCCACCTGTTTAGCTGTTGGTAGAATTATGACTTCCATTAGCGGTCCATCAGGAAAATATTATTGGCTAAATATTTTTTCTTTCAAGCAATTTGAGCAGGTTCATCCTTTGCTGCTATGCCTTTTTTAACGGAAATGGTCTGTTTGAGCTGTTCTTGCGCTGGCGTTTTTAATGAGCGTCCATTTTCAGCAAACAAATGAGAACGCGATAAATTTAAAATTAACCCTATAGACTGACCTACAAAACAAGGCTGATCAGCAGTCACTCGCACAACCATATTATAATCATGAGATAAACTAACATAAATATAACTATCACTCCCAAGTGACTCTTTCATGATTATCTTTCCAACCATCGCAGCGTTGTTATGGTCGGTTGTCACTTCTATATCCTCCGGTCTGATTCCTAATTTTACTTTTGTTGCTGTTGTATTTGGTTGCCAAGGCCAATTTATCGATTTGAATAAACCTGATGAAAGTGTTATTTGCTGACCGCTAGTCGATAGCTCAGCGGGTAATAAATTTATTTTCGGCGAACCAATAAATTCTGCAACAAACTGATTGTCAGGGTGATGATATAAAGTAAGTGGATCGCCTACTTGCTCTATTTTTCCTTCATTTAGCACTACAATTCGATCAGCAAGGGTCATCGCCTCTACCTGATCATGGGTAACATAAATCATCGTTGATGATAGCTGACGATGAAGTTTTGCAAGCTCCAGTCGCACTTCAGTACGTAGTGCAGCATCCAAATTAGAAAGTGGCTCATCTAATAAAAACACTTTTGGTTTTCGCACCATTGCCCGCCCAATAGCCACTCGTTGCCGCTGACCGCCAGACAGCTCTGCAGGTTTTCGTTTTAAATATTGCTCCAGCCTTAATACTTTAGCAGCATCATCAACTCGTTGTTGTATATCAAGCTTACTTAATTTTGCTTGCTTTAATGCAAGCGCCATATTATTAAAAACGGTTAAGTGAGGATATAGCGCATAGGTTTGAAATACCATACCGATGCCTCGTTTAGCTGGTGGCAAATGACTGACATCTTTATTATCAATAAGAATGCTGCCTGTAGTCTGTTGCTCTAAGCCCGCAATCATTCTTAATAAGGTAGACTTACCACAGCCTGAAGGCCCAACAAAAGCAACAAATTCGCCTTCATCAATGGTAAGCTCAATATTGTCCATTACAGAAATACGGTTGTAAGCTTTACTAATATTTTTCAGCCGAATAGTAGACATTATTTAACCTTTATTTATCCCCCTCTCCCTCTAGAAGAGGACTGGGGTGAAACTATTTTACTTTACTGCTCCCGAAGTTATTCCCCTAATTAACTGCTTTGAAAAAATAATATACAGTATCAGTACTGGCACCAATGCTAAGCTCAACGCAGATAAAACCGCATTCCAATTTGTTACAAACTGCCCTATAAACTGTTGGGTACCGAGTGTTACCGTTTTAACTTCATCACCAGGAGCTAAAATAAGTGGAAACCATAAATCATTCCAAATAGGTATCATGGTAAATACGGCTACAGTGGCTAAAGCAGGTCTGATTAACGGTAATACTATACGGAAAAAAATTGCATATTCACTTAAACCATCAACACGAGCAGCATCTTTTAAATCAGACGATAGTTGCCTCATAAACTCCGTCAAAATAAATACAGATAAGGGCAACCCTTGCGCAATATAAACACAAATCAAAGCAAAGAGTGTATTCTCTATACCCACATCAACAACAAAATCTAAAATACCAACAGTACCTAAACGGATAGGGATCATTATACCAACAGCTAAATAAAGCCCAAGTAAAGCACTACCTTTAAACTTGTACTCAGCTAACGCATAAGCCGCCATAGCGCCTAACAGTAATACAAAGAATAATGCTAATACAGTAACAGTAATACTATTCGAAAAATAACCAAAGAAATCCCCTTGTTCTAATACTGTTTGATAACCCACTAACGAAAAACTTTCAGGGGTAGGCAATAACATTGGCTCTGTGAAAATGTACTTTTTTGTTTTAAATGAATTGATAATCACCAATACTAAAGGCATGATACAAATCAATGTATACGTTATAAGTATCAAATGAACAGACAAATGACTTGTAAGCTTGTTACCCTTATTCATTAACATTAGC
It encodes:
- a CDS encoding cyclase family protein: MTEKASHSTTWINQLLERQQIDLSHSIDSNIPLWPGDPKIEFSQVADYLAEGYFLRSFTMGEHSGTHVNSALSFTKQAADIASMNRSHWLVSAVCIDISESVKLEETYQLTVGDILRWEQHHRPISEGEIVLVLTGWSEYWLDPEKYFNVVEEIAQFPSISQQAAEFLIHQRNIAGIGIDTHGLDSPHDNHFGINQALLSNQKLAVENLTNLNQLPATDIMLMIGLLKLVGGSGSPVAVTAIF
- a CDS encoding ROK family protein gives rise to the protein MHYGFDIGGTKISFAVFDQQFHQIAYQRLATPDRFADLLGLIENLVSQHDSQYGQRGTVGVGAPGCTDGKLWYAANAPAVNQQPFKHQLQLRLKRPLVLTNDANCFGMAEAVAIAPEHNKTIFAVILGTGVGGSLIVNGNLIEGKHGLTGEWGHQPLPLLGCSAAVKQFNLPELNCNCGRIGCIDTYISGSGLQNLTSFFTGQTLSAEAIIAAWRQGDSAAAQVIDCYIECLAASLAMLINFIDPDTIILGGGLSQVAEFYPAVIESWQKYTLVSNPSTQLQASQFGADSGVRGAAYLGSRLESLAV
- a CDS encoding carbohydrate ABC transporter permease, with product MPLVLVIINSFKTKKYIFTEPMLLPTPESFSLVGYQTVLEQGDFFGYFSNSITVTVLALFFVLLLGAMAAYALAEYKFKGSALLGLYLAVGIMIPIRLGTVGILDFVVDVGIENTLFALICVYIAQGLPLSVFILTEFMRQLSSDLKDAARVDGLSEYAIFFRIVLPLIRPALATVAVFTMIPIWNDLWFPLILAPGDEVKTVTLGTQQFIGQFVTNWNAVLSALSLALVPVLILYIIFSKQLIRGITSGAVK
- a CDS encoding ABC transporter ATP-binding protein, translated to MSTIRLKNISKAYNRISVMDNIELTIDEGEFVAFVGPSGCGKSTLLRMIAGLEQQTTGSILIDNKDVSHLPPAKRGIGMVFQTYALYPHLTVFNNMALALKQAKLSKLDIQQRVDDAAKVLRLEQYLKRKPAELSGGQRQRVAIGRAMVRKPKVFLLDEPLSNLDAALRTEVRLELAKLHRQLSSTMIYVTHDQVEAMTLADRIVVLNEGKIEQVGDPLTLYHHPDNQFVAEFIGSPKINLLPAELSTSGQQITLSSGLFKSINWPWQPNTTATKVKLGIRPEDIEVTTDHNNAAMVGKIIMKESLGSDSYIYVSLSHDYNMVVRVTADQPCFVGQSIGLILNLSRSHLFAENGRSLKTPAQEQLKQTISVKKGIAAKDEPAQIA
- a CDS encoding substrate-binding periplasmic protein — protein: MVDYPPYYFQDDQNSIRGISAEVAQVLAKQLGHKLVYKRYPFGRVVLYLQTGKADMVCQFFNTPDRAKAAIYTGVPHVFESAWMFIKKGNKISYQKDLKQLQNYRFGGVIGYSFGKAYDTADYLNKQHAVSEQEQIKMLLAGRFDIALGTKQTIIYHAKKMQILDQIEFLTPTLADSPVYMAFSRARNDAYELATTFTEALVEYKKTAEYRQLLKKYHFEYPTFDSTN
- the nagB gene encoding glucosamine-6-phosphate deaminase, yielding MEVIILPTAKQVACYGADVCESLIKTKPAAVLGLATGSTPLALYKELIKYYQQQHISFSQITTFNLDEYVGVSASHSQSYHYYMKTQLFDFIDIDPGNTHIPHGDAVDVQQEAIRYEQLIHEKGGIDLQLLGIGRNGHIGFNEPTSSLNSITRVKALTNATKADNQRFFGLGEYQPTHAITMGIKTIMQARQVLLLATGTNKAQAVKAMIEGPVCAMCPASCLQLHQYATIVLDQQAASELIMQDYYQFAKQACDTLFTQSGEGCTKSYG
- the nagA gene encoding N-acetylglucosamine-6-phosphate deacetylase; protein product: MGEYALISPQLFDGEQWYEDYALWIADTKIKAVLPIAKLPTELARFTYEGIMAPGFVDLQVNGGGGVLFNNEPTLEALEKMMVAHCQHGTTMMLPTLITAPWELMKEAVAVVNEAITLNMPGILGIHLEGPFLNPQRKGAHQPGLMCQLATGVVSQLPKLTRGTMLMTLAPELTDELVIKQLITEGFILFAGHSNATEQQANAGFNAGITGVTHLYNAMSPMTTREPGLVGAALTNDQVWVDIIADGYHIHPANMQLAIKCKPPGKVFLVTDAMATVGAEDYHWFMLDGERIEVSDGRCVNQQGVLAGAHLGMNQAVKNILQMTDLPLDEALRMASFYPAAAIKQEKQLGKLKPGFRACVTVLDKAVDVLATVSDGVIFPSTAK
- a CDS encoding SMI1/KNR4 family protein, with protein sequence MTAFVEEQWRRIESWFKQNEPAFLASLGEGASNAAINELESVIGLKLPEDYKVFLAIHDGEGSLSCDPGSIEAKQEDEVPLVCGIMPFHGDLLPTEEIVAYRNQLIVCVEDLEDDQALQQLAEQCPEVQPVFYDSNWIPIAADPGLYEVFIDLNPTTTGKPGQVFIDSKEPLCRELLAGSFSELLKKYADGLEQGLYQVVKEDDILSVVKKHK